From Nerophis lumbriciformis linkage group LG09, RoL_Nlum_v2.1, whole genome shotgun sequence, one genomic window encodes:
- the LOC133607851 gene encoding uncharacterized protein: MKQCVGPLASKKRYRRQQRDHESRQMESEIELQILSTDLKLHAEHARLLGGPRRHRTCLHDDWLGLVQFYLTCVEVRRGPPAPMEAKDNNTSKQDRLDPPAQAAQAEPVPPEGPQTREKADHQDDKNGDREEEERKNQEEKRSDHVKEEGGNKDGTAEDREKKEKDRHQEEKEGDEQGKRSEPQIKDGGQHGEGKGTKEKSDESESYDDEEVDNGESDLEKKGKAEEHEKESADEDADNEESDEEKDNDRELESGDELDNEESGREKKEKAEEKESDEEDTDNDEEKDNDEEQESDEEVDNDESGQEKIETAGEDEKESDDEDTENEENDREKESDDEEKEGDDEEAEADNEESDQEKENEDKESDQEEKKDKEKDDQEEEDEKRSDREEKESDNEKDEEDNDESDHEENEEDQSDQDEEDLDKDESDQDDDDDDDEEGQSDQEEEERDNDESDQEEDEGESGQEEKDERDNDETDREEGLSDEEEEEYDNQEKERDIDESDQDEDEEDQSDEEEEYDNQEKERDNDESDQEDEEESDEDESDQEEDKKDQSDQDDEEESDNQENEHDPEEDNDGEEEDGDSAHEKRCEQQEENGMKNEVEEEESRDNEEEISHEDQERKIKSIKKAMGDHGENQQAVEVQGYPVWNAAARRRWIERWRIGRRLTGRRWVIMRGRRYRAMRRRWMTTRRRSRAKKRVAVMKKRERRVTV; the protein is encoded by the coding sequence ATGAAGCAATGCGTCGGCCCGCTTGCCTCAAAGAAGCGTTACCGCCGGCAACAGCGTGACCACGAGTCACGCCAAATGGAGAGTGAAATTGAGCTGCAAATACTCTCCACCGACTTAAAGCTGCACGCCGAACACGCTCGCCTCCTCGGAGGACCCCGACGACACCGGACTTGTCTCCATGACGACTGGCTGGGACTGGTGCAGTTCTACCTGACGTGTGTGGAGGTGCGCCGTGGACCGCCCGCCCCCATGGAGGCCAAAGACAACAATACTTCAAAACAAGACCGCCTTGATCCTCCCGCACAGGCGGCCCAGGCAGAGCCCGTTCCACCAGAGGGACCGCAGACAAGGGAGAAGGCGGATCATCAGGACGATAAGAATGGTGAtcgggaggaggaggagaggaaaAACCAGGAGGAGAAAAGGAGCGACCACGTGAAGGAGGAGGGCGGGAACAAAGATGGCACGGCTGAAGACcgtgagaagaaggagaaggaccgTCATCAGGAGGAGAAGGAGGGTGACGAGCAGGGCAAGAGGAGTGAGCCGCAGATAAAAGACGGTGGTCAGCACGGAGAGGGAAAAGGGACAAAGGAAAAGAGCGATGAATCGGAGAGTTACGATGACGAGGAGGTGGACAACGGAGAGAGTGACCTGGAGAAAAAAGGAAAGGCCGAGGAACACGAGAAGGAGAGCGCCGACGAGGACGCAGATAACGAAGAGAGTGACGAGGAGAAGGACAACGACCGAGAGCTGGAGAGTGGCGACGAGTTGGACAACGAGGAGAGTGGCCGGGAGAAAAAAGAAAAGGCTGAGGAGAAAGAGAGTGATGAGGAGGACACCGATAATGACGAGGAGAAGGACAATGATGAAGAGCAGGAGAGCGACGAGGAGGTGGACAACGACGAGAGCGGCCAGGAGAAAATAGAAACGGCGGGAGAAGACGAGAAGGAGAGTGACGACGAGGACACCGAGAATGAAGAGAACGACCGGGAGAAGGAGAGTGATGACGAGGAGAAAGAAGGTGACGACGAGGAGGCGGAGGCGGACAATGAAGAAAGTGACCAGGAGAAGGAGAATGAGGACAAGGAGAGTGaccaggaggagaagaaggacaaGGAGAAAGACGACCAGGAGGAGGAAGACGAGAAGCGAAGTGATCGGGAGGAGAAAGAGAGTGACAATGAGAAGGACGAGGAGGACAATGATGAGAGTGACCATGAGGAGAACGAGGAGGACCAAAGTGACCAGGATGAAGAAGATCTTGACAAAGATGAGAGTGACcaggacgacgacgacgacgacgacgaggaGGGTCAAAGTGATCAGGAGGAAGAGGAGCGCGACAATGACGAGAGTGACCAGGAGGAGGACGAGGGGGAAAGTGGTCAGGAGGAGAAGGACGAGCGTGACAATGATGAGACTGACCGGGAGGAGGGCCTGAGTgacgaggaggaagaggagtacgACAATCAGGAGAAGGAGCGCGACATTGATGAGAGTGACCAAGACGAGGACGAGGAGGACCAAAGTGACGAGGAGGAGGAGTATGACAATCAGGAGAAGGAGCGTGACAATGATGAGAGTGAccaggaggacgaggaggagagTGACGAGGATGAGAGTGACCAGGAGGAGGACAAAAAGGACCAAAGTGACCAGGATGACGAGGAGGAGAGTGACAATCAGGAGAACGAGCACGACCCAGAAGAGGACAACGACGGAGAGGAAGAGGACGGAGACAGTGCCCATGAGAAGCGTTGTGAGCAACAGGAGGAGAACGGCATGAAGAATGaggtggaggaagaggagagCCGTGACAACGAGGAAGAGATCAGTCACGAGGATCAGGAGAGGAAGATCAAGAGCATCAAAAAAGCCATGGGCGATCACGGGGAGAACCAGCAGGCTGTGGAGGTGCAAGGATACCCGGTGTGGAACGCGGCCGCCAGGAGGCGCTGGATCGAAAGATGGAGAATCGGGAGGAGACTGACGGGAAGGCGCTGGGTGATCATGAGGGGGAGGAGGTACAGAGCCATGAGGAGGCGCTGGATGACCACCAGGAGGCGATCGAGAGCAAAGAAGAGAGTGGCCGTGATGAAGAAGAGGGAGAGGAGAGTGACCGTGTGA